In the Brassica napus cultivar Da-Ae chromosome A7, Da-Ae, whole genome shotgun sequence genome, one interval contains:
- the LOC106349629 gene encoding ctenidin-3-like, which produces MESVAGRVSLSTRSTDGLKDRSGSGSCWTCVSLKIVQGMGWIEGLHKEQWIGEYVDVYNGWIVTWGCGCYRIEWMRRCRRSVIVHKEGVDNIYVDRWRWLRRGGGYGEDGGGKRESVYCGGGGGGGGGGVEGGNRCGGGGRGGGGGSCGGVGGAYRSRGGCGYGEGGGYGEGGGGRREIGYHGGGCGGGRGRGSGGHCSRGGGGYGEGGGGRRECGYKR; this is translated from the exons ATGGAATCTGttgctggacgtgtgtctctctcaacaagatcaACGGATGGTTTGAAGGATAGAAGTGGTtccggctcttgctggacgtgtgtctctctcaagatcGTACAAGGGATGGGATGGATCGAAGGactccacaaagaacaatggatcg GGGAGTATGTGGATGTATACAATGGATGGATTGTAACTTGGGGATGTGGATGCTACCGT ATTGAGTGGATGAGGAGATGCAGGCGCAGTGTGATTGTCCATAAGGAAGGTGTGGACAACATCTATGTGGATAG GTGGAGGTGGTTGCGTAGAGGTGGTGGTTATGGGGAAGACGGTGGTGGAAAACGTGAAAGTGTATACtgtggaggtggtggtggtggtggtggtggaggagtaGAAGGTGGCAACcggtgtggtggtggtggaagaggaggaggaggtggcaGTTGCGGTGGAGTTGGTGGTGCATACCGCAGCAGAGGAGGTTGTGGTTATGGAGAAGGTGGTGGTTATGGGGAAGGCGGTGGTGGAAGACGTGAAATTGGATACCATGGAGGTGGTTGCGGTGGAGGTCGTGGTAGAGGTAGTGGTGGACACTGTAGTAGAGGAGGTGGTGGTTATGGAGAAGGTGGTGGTGGAAGACGTGAGTGTGGATACAAGAGGTAG
- the LOC106345951 gene encoding uncharacterized protein LOC106345951 isoform X1, whose amino-acid sequence MARGVALRCCNGRKSSTLLSISIAKVSLSFSPKTLFASFPIQPRRQNFSRLFCNLSSVPNTVNEKKYKEVFNRRMAMAGLKPHHRIALGVSGGPDSMALCVLTAKWKTEGLSGVSKTDGFIDGLVAVVVDHGLRQESRDEAELVCFRVSDMGIRCEIARCDWVNGRPKQGHLQEAARDMRYQMISNVCFRQQIGVLLIAHHADDQAELFILRLSRGSGVLGLAGTSFASEIFSQDLELDVKHMKNRSILLVRPLLDLWKEDMYKICQWGRQDWVEDPTNLSQLYVRNRIRTSIGNLQSDTFKSELQAVISECRRTRSFVDKVCTDLINQTVSVTDKGYAVLDLERLNPTEVKDICLSKYLTAVLQFISQRQRPIRGNTLKLLLNYIRAIPCRTSLTAAGCYLSPAPGSKGTKVIVSCFLDSSLPSKTEILNICFNEAQKRPTSDDFGQIISAAKTFSDQNRVSDVQFLDAASESVLSKARELNLLSESTYTTIGLLQRDETNRFITKKEDKTVDESEDHGTNIASSSNKVHLLPGRDLYLMNRLLIRWDLSSHQCDEARCGKCPVRTATTMEVRHMVESDWLYLAELSRSLNRNHSTSSSHKALRSLKSIPAAARRSLLVLVNHCGLLLSVPVIGFSYCPCLKASTVFLPRVPLGGGFSSFL is encoded by the exons ATGGCGCGAGGTGTAGCCTTACGCTGCTGCAATGGAAGAAAGTCTTCGACTTTGCTCTCCATCTCAATCGCTAAAGTTTCTCTTTCCTTCTCCCCTAAAACCCTTTTCGCTTCCTTTCCAATTCAACCCCGCCGCCAAAACTTCTCACGACTGTTCTGTAACCTCTCCTCTGTTCCAAACACCGTCAATGAAAAGAAGTACAAAGAGGTTTTCAACAGAAGAATGGCAATGGCTGGACTCAAACCTCATCACCGAATTG CTTTGGGAGTTTCAGGTGGGCCTGATAGTATGGCGCTTTGTGTTCTAACTGCAAAATGGAAAACTGAAGGGTTAAGTGGTGTTAGCAAGACAGATGGTTTCATCGATGGACTTGTTGCTGTTGTTGTGGATCATGGATTACGACAAGAGAGTAGAGATGAAGCTGAACTTGTCTGCTTCAGAGTTTCTGACATGG GAATCAGATGTGAGATTGCTCGTTGTGATTGGGTTAATGGTAGACCAAAGCAAGGTCACTTGCAAGAAGCAGCTCGTGATATGAG GTATCAAATGATATCGAATGTTTGCTTTCGACAACAGATTGGGGTCTTGCTTATAGCTCATCATGCAGATGACCAG GCTGAGTTATTCATTCTCAGGTTATCTCGTGGTAGCGGCGTTCTTGGACTTGCGGGTACATCATTTGCGTCTGAGATTTTCTCCCAGGATTTGGAGTTAGATGTAAAACATATGAAGAACAGATCTATTCTCTTAGTTCGTCCGTTGCTTGATTTATGGAAAGAAGATATGTACAAG ATATGTCAATGGGGTAGACAAGATTGGGTTGAAGATCCGACTAATCTTAGTCAGTTGTATGTTCGGAATCGGATTCGAACTTCAATAGGAAATCTACAGTCAG atacttttaagtCAGAGCTGCAAGCAGTTATTTCTGAATGTCGGAGAACACGTTCTTTTGTAGATAAAGTTTGTACAGACTTAATAAATCAGACTGTATCAGTGACAGAT AAAGGGTACGCTGTTCTTGATCTAGAGAGACTAAACCCTACAGAAGTTAAAGACATTTGTCTCTCAAAGTATCTCACTGCGGTCCTGCAG TTTATCTCTCAAAGGCAGAGACCAATCAGAGGAAACACCTTGAAGTTGCTTTTGAACTACATCCGTGCCATTCCATGCAGG ACATCTCTTACAGCTGCTGGTTGCTACCTTAGTCCAGCTCCTGGTTCAAAGGGCACCAAAGTTATAGTCTCTTGTTTTCTTGACAGTTCTTTACCGTCAAAGACAGAGATCTTGAACATTTGCTTCAATGAAGCTCAGAAAAGACCGACATCTGATGACTTTGGACAAATCATATCAGCTGCAAAAACTTTTTCAGACCAGAACAGAGTGTCTGATGTCCAGTTTTTGGATGCTGCATCTGAATCTGTGTTGAGTAAAGCCAGAGAGCTCAATCTTTTAAGCGAATCGACCTACACAACCATCGGTCTACTGCAGAGAGATGAAACCAATCGGTTCATAActaaaaaagaagacaaaacgGTGGATGAATCAGAAGATCATGGAACCAACATTGCATCTTCCTCTAATAAAGTCCATCTTTTGCCAGGGAGAGATCTTTACTTGATGAACCGGTTACTCATCAGGTGGGACTTGAGTAGCCACCAATGTGATGAAGCACGTTGCGGTAAGTGCCCGGTGAGAACAGCTACTACAATGGAGGTTCGGCACATGGTTGAATCTGACTGGCTCTATCTAGCTGAGCTTTCAAGATCTTTGAACAGAAACCATTCTACTTCGTCCTCACATAAAGCTCTCAGGTCGTTAAAGTCTATCCCTGCCGCTGCAAGAAGAAGCCTTCTTGTCTTGGTCAATCATTGCGGATTACTACTCAGCGTTCCC GTTATTGGCTTCAGCTATTGTCCATGCTTGAAGGCATCAACAGTGTTTCTGCCGAGAGTACCACTTGGTGGCGGCTTTAGCTCATTTCTTTAA
- the LOC125576107 gene encoding secreted RxLR effector protein 161-like, whose amino-acid sequence MDSGIKLSRAEDEKEVDATWYMQSPRESHGITIKQCLRYLQGTTTLGLSFNRSSESTPRLIGYSDSSHNVDQDNGRITSGHIFYLGSSLITWSSTKQETVMLSSCKAEFMAGTEAARQTIWIKDLLCGVMGFKWKKAVIRIDNQSAIALTKNPVFHGKSKYILRDIILYENTLRRG is encoded by the exons ATGGATTCGGGTATAAAGTTATCAAGAGCTGAAGATGAGAAAGAAGTCGATGCTACCTG GTACATGCAAAGTCCTAGAGAGTCTCATGGGATCACGATAAAACAGTGTCTACGATACCTTCAAGGCACCACAACCCTCGGTTTATCATTCAACCGGTCAAGTGAAAGCACTCCAAGACTCATTGGCTATAGCGATAGCAGTCATAATGTCGATCAAGATAATGGAAGAATCACGTCTGGTCATATCTTCTACCTTGGAAGCAGTCTGATCACGTGGTCTTCAACAAAGCAAGAGACAGTCATGTTATCGTCATGCAAGGCTGAGTTTATGGCCGGAACTGAAGCAGCTCGACAAACAATTTGGATCAAGGATCTATTGTGTGGAGTTATGGGATTCAAGTGGAAGAAAGCTGTGATCAGAATCGACAATCAATCAGCAATCGCGTTAACAAAGAATCCAGTCTTTCACGGCAAAAGCAAGTATATACTACGAGATATCATTTTATACGAGAATACATTGAGAAGGGGTTAA
- the LOC106345951 gene encoding uncharacterized protein LOC106345951 isoform X2 has product MQAELFILRLSRGSGVLGLAGTSFASEIFSQDLELDVKHMKNRSILLVRPLLDLWKEDMYKICQWGRQDWVEDPTNLSQLYVRNRIRTSIGNLQSDTFKSELQAVISECRRTRSFVDKVCTDLINQTVSVTDKGYAVLDLERLNPTEVKDICLSKYLTAVLQFISQRQRPIRGNTLKLLLNYIRAIPCRTSLTAAGCYLSPAPGSKGTKVIVSCFLDSSLPSKTEILNICFNEAQKRPTSDDFGQIISAAKTFSDQNRVSDVQFLDAASESVLSKARELNLLSESTYTTIGLLQRDETNRFITKKEDKTVDESEDHGTNIASSSNKVHLLPGRDLYLMNRLLIRWDLSSHQCDEARCGKCPVRTATTMEVRHMVESDWLYLAELSRSLNRNHSTSSSHKALRSLKSIPAAARRSLLVLVNHCGLLLSVPVIGFSYCPCLKASTVFLPRVPLGGGFSSFL; this is encoded by the exons ATGCAGGCTGAGTTATTCATTCTCAGGTTATCTCGTGGTAGCGGCGTTCTTGGACTTGCGGGTACATCATTTGCGTCTGAGATTTTCTCCCAGGATTTGGAGTTAGATGTAAAACATATGAAGAACAGATCTATTCTCTTAGTTCGTCCGTTGCTTGATTTATGGAAAGAAGATATGTACAAG ATATGTCAATGGGGTAGACAAGATTGGGTTGAAGATCCGACTAATCTTAGTCAGTTGTATGTTCGGAATCGGATTCGAACTTCAATAGGAAATCTACAGTCAG atacttttaagtCAGAGCTGCAAGCAGTTATTTCTGAATGTCGGAGAACACGTTCTTTTGTAGATAAAGTTTGTACAGACTTAATAAATCAGACTGTATCAGTGACAGAT AAAGGGTACGCTGTTCTTGATCTAGAGAGACTAAACCCTACAGAAGTTAAAGACATTTGTCTCTCAAAGTATCTCACTGCGGTCCTGCAG TTTATCTCTCAAAGGCAGAGACCAATCAGAGGAAACACCTTGAAGTTGCTTTTGAACTACATCCGTGCCATTCCATGCAGG ACATCTCTTACAGCTGCTGGTTGCTACCTTAGTCCAGCTCCTGGTTCAAAGGGCACCAAAGTTATAGTCTCTTGTTTTCTTGACAGTTCTTTACCGTCAAAGACAGAGATCTTGAACATTTGCTTCAATGAAGCTCAGAAAAGACCGACATCTGATGACTTTGGACAAATCATATCAGCTGCAAAAACTTTTTCAGACCAGAACAGAGTGTCTGATGTCCAGTTTTTGGATGCTGCATCTGAATCTGTGTTGAGTAAAGCCAGAGAGCTCAATCTTTTAAGCGAATCGACCTACACAACCATCGGTCTACTGCAGAGAGATGAAACCAATCGGTTCATAActaaaaaagaagacaaaacgGTGGATGAATCAGAAGATCATGGAACCAACATTGCATCTTCCTCTAATAAAGTCCATCTTTTGCCAGGGAGAGATCTTTACTTGATGAACCGGTTACTCATCAGGTGGGACTTGAGTAGCCACCAATGTGATGAAGCACGTTGCGGTAAGTGCCCGGTGAGAACAGCTACTACAATGGAGGTTCGGCACATGGTTGAATCTGACTGGCTCTATCTAGCTGAGCTTTCAAGATCTTTGAACAGAAACCATTCTACTTCGTCCTCACATAAAGCTCTCAGGTCGTTAAAGTCTATCCCTGCCGCTGCAAGAAGAAGCCTTCTTGTCTTGGTCAATCATTGCGGATTACTACTCAGCGTTCCC GTTATTGGCTTCAGCTATTGTCCATGCTTGAAGGCATCAACAGTGTTTCTGCCGAGAGTACCACTTGGTGGCGGCTTTAGCTCATTTCTTTAA